A genomic segment from Polyangium mundeleinium encodes:
- a CDS encoding sigma 54-interacting transcriptional regulator — MARPLLTTQTEQEHSVQQKTVGMLVYVLRYDDLPADDSMILPPITREGTTYEVGRAPEVGPVALEGSTLLLPDPFVSRTHARLVRRRGADVIEDLGSKLGTFVNGKRIEGPRVLVDGDLLEIGHSLFVYRLVEPRMAGRMASLRKGLSHGPTRTLCPELAGISTDLERIARTDQPVLLLAETGAGKEIAARFVHEKSGRAGPFVAVDCGAIPDHLVEGELFGHRRGAFSGAVEERKGRIRSAEGGTVFLDEIGNLLESAQASLLRVIQEREVTPVGGERPQKVDVRWIAATNESLFAEDSRFRADLRARLAGYVALLPPLRKRREDLGVLCADILGKTGLPSVAITKRAARALFFGDLPGNIRELERSLSSAAVLKGDGPIDLPHLSVVAARAAGKVGARAEGSAADASPSEPSPSAELPRERSTRPPREAIEAALVQAKRVQGEAARLLGVHERQLARWMDAYGIPRGKKSASET; from the coding sequence ATGGCACGACCTCTGCTCACCACCCAGACGGAACAGGAGCATTCGGTTCAGCAGAAGACCGTGGGCATGCTCGTCTACGTCCTGCGTTACGACGATCTCCCCGCGGACGATTCGATGATCTTGCCCCCGATCACCCGCGAGGGCACGACCTACGAGGTGGGGCGCGCCCCGGAGGTGGGGCCCGTGGCGCTCGAGGGGTCCACCCTGCTCCTGCCCGATCCTTTCGTGTCGCGCACCCACGCGCGCCTCGTGCGCCGCCGCGGCGCCGACGTGATCGAGGACCTCGGCAGCAAGCTCGGGACGTTCGTGAACGGCAAACGTATCGAGGGGCCGCGCGTGCTCGTCGACGGCGACCTCCTGGAAATCGGCCACTCGCTCTTCGTGTATCGCCTCGTCGAGCCCCGCATGGCCGGCCGGATGGCCTCGCTCCGCAAGGGCCTGTCGCATGGCCCGACGCGCACGTTGTGCCCCGAGCTCGCGGGCATCTCGACCGACCTCGAGCGCATCGCGCGCACCGATCAGCCCGTGCTCTTGCTGGCGGAGACGGGCGCGGGCAAGGAGATCGCCGCGCGGTTCGTGCACGAAAAGAGCGGCCGCGCCGGGCCCTTCGTGGCGGTCGACTGCGGCGCGATCCCGGACCACCTCGTCGAGGGAGAGCTCTTCGGCCACCGGCGCGGGGCGTTCAGCGGCGCGGTCGAGGAGCGGAAAGGGCGCATCCGCAGCGCGGAGGGGGGCACGGTTTTTCTGGACGAGATAGGCAATCTCCTGGAGAGCGCGCAGGCCAGCCTGCTCCGCGTGATCCAGGAGCGCGAGGTGACGCCAGTGGGCGGAGAGCGCCCGCAGAAGGTGGACGTGCGCTGGATTGCCGCGACAAACGAGTCGCTCTTCGCCGAGGACAGCCGCTTCCGCGCCGATCTGCGGGCGCGGCTGGCGGGGTACGTCGCTCTCTTGCCGCCGCTGCGAAAGAGGCGCGAGGACCTCGGGGTCCTCTGCGCGGACATCCTCGGCAAGACGGGCCTGCCGAGCGTCGCGATCACGAAGCGGGCCGCGCGCGCGCTTTTTTTCGGGGATCTGCCGGGCAACATCCGCGAGCTCGAGCGCTCCCTCTCCAGCGCGGCCGTGCTCAAGGGCGACGGGCCCATCGACCTTCCACACCTGAGCGTGGTGGCCGCACGCGCGGCGGGCAAGGTCGGGGCGCGGGCCGAGGGATCGGCTGCCGACGCGTCGCCCTCGGAGCCTTCGCCGTCCGCCGAGCTGCCGCGGGAGCGGTCGACACGCCCGCCGCGGGAGGCCATCGAGGCGGCGCTGGTCCAGGCGAAGCGCGTGCAGGGCGAGGCGGCGCGCCTGCTCGGGGTCCACGAGCGACAGCTAGCGCGGTGGATGGATGCCTACGGGATCCCGCGCGGAAAGAAGAGCGCCTCCGAGACGTGA
- a CDS encoding GDSL-type esterase/lipase family protein: MTLSNSLFALTLAFLSCASMGCTVDSMDAAMADDAAFAEGEDAAEADGEDEEVAEAESELGVECKIQPFGDSLTAGIGGLDGYRGHLLVTPPAVGAPIRMSGLSGDWSSPNLWAAGQHLHSGYPGFRIDQLTPWIQTNYVGANVLLVHAGTNDILQGQGHLNAAYDLDIMVRWLIAFNPTARILVAKIIPLMGAYAVLNGEVTAYNAYVDGIVATLKAQGYGKVDVVDMNTGFPTWTLAADGIHPDATGYAWMASRWRNKLNALGCF, encoded by the coding sequence ATGACGCTCTCGAATTCCCTCTTCGCCCTGACCCTCGCGTTCCTCTCCTGTGCCTCGATGGGCTGCACGGTCGATTCGATGGACGCTGCAATGGCCGATGACGCCGCATTCGCTGAGGGCGAGGACGCCGCCGAGGCGGACGGCGAGGACGAGGAGGTCGCCGAGGCCGAATCCGAGCTCGGCGTGGAGTGCAAGATCCAGCCCTTCGGCGACTCGCTCACCGCGGGCATCGGCGGGCTCGACGGCTATCGCGGCCACCTGCTCGTCACGCCGCCGGCCGTGGGCGCGCCAATCCGAATGTCGGGCCTCTCGGGCGATTGGTCGTCACCGAACCTCTGGGCCGCCGGCCAGCACCTGCACTCGGGGTATCCCGGGTTCCGGATCGACCAGCTCACGCCCTGGATCCAGACGAATTACGTCGGCGCGAACGTCCTGCTCGTGCACGCCGGGACGAACGACATCCTCCAGGGGCAAGGCCACCTGAATGCGGCGTACGATCTCGACATCATGGTCCGCTGGCTCATCGCCTTCAACCCGACGGCGCGGATCCTCGTCGCGAAGATCATCCCGCTCATGGGGGCGTACGCCGTCCTCAATGGCGAGGTGACCGCGTACAACGCCTACGTCGACGGGATCGTGGCCACGCTGAAGGCGCAAGGGTACGGGAAGGTGGACGTGGTCGACATGAACACGGGCTTCCCGACGTGGACGCTCGCCGCGGATGGCATCCACCCGGACGCCACCGGTTATGCCTGGATGGCCAGCAGGTGGCGCAACAAGCTCAATGCGCTCGGGTGCTTCTGA
- a CDS encoding serine/threonine-protein kinase, which translates to MKAGDLVGGKYRLARRLGQGAMGVVWEAVHEMTSRRVAVKLIVNATDNLRRRLLREARAAGQIAHRNVVEVYDVGETADEDPFLVMQLLSGDTLYGCVKRDGRMDVARALPIARDVGRALTAAHAQGIIHRDLKPANVFLHHEAGAPDELVKVLDFGLCKPMGAEEMLTVPGGLLGSPAYMSPEQIAGAPDLDPRTDIWSYGVLMFELFAGQRPFAGRGPDLIHAVLTAPIPRLRELVPSIDLAIDEIVAGCIVRDKRARIGSAAEIVARLEPLVEKMRSSGAQASSDDGDEGALAVTMVYRPGVTGPPSTSSPPASHKVAKTIPLAAFTGNPMPGAPPPMKETAGPPPSYPQGVPPSQPEPPKSAPRSAMPSGWPGGPPVGAPPQAAPLGMPNLQGTMPLQGLPEAQRAAWGAPHPQAPPQPNWQAMTGQNQAAVPYTPAQPAAPERRWIGFVILAVGVLALVGVLAGIGLFARRSPAPPAPSAPSAAPASR; encoded by the coding sequence ATGAAGGCCGGTGACCTGGTCGGCGGCAAGTACCGCCTCGCTCGTAGGCTCGGCCAGGGCGCGATGGGCGTCGTCTGGGAGGCCGTGCACGAGATGACCTCCCGCCGCGTCGCGGTGAAGCTCATCGTGAACGCGACGGACAACCTCCGGCGCCGCCTCCTGCGCGAGGCCCGCGCGGCCGGGCAGATCGCGCACCGGAACGTGGTCGAGGTCTACGACGTCGGCGAGACCGCGGACGAAGATCCCTTCCTCGTCATGCAGCTCCTCTCGGGCGATACGCTCTATGGCTGCGTGAAACGCGACGGCCGCATGGACGTCGCGCGCGCCTTGCCCATCGCGCGGGACGTCGGCCGCGCGCTCACCGCCGCCCACGCGCAGGGGATCATCCATCGGGATCTCAAGCCCGCGAACGTCTTTCTGCACCACGAGGCGGGCGCCCCGGACGAGCTCGTGAAGGTGCTCGATTTCGGCCTCTGCAAGCCGATGGGCGCCGAGGAGATGCTCACCGTGCCCGGGGGCCTGCTCGGGTCGCCCGCGTACATGAGCCCCGAACAGATCGCCGGCGCGCCCGATCTCGATCCGCGCACGGACATCTGGTCGTACGGCGTGCTCATGTTCGAGCTCTTCGCGGGCCAGCGGCCGTTCGCGGGCCGCGGCCCGGATCTGATCCACGCGGTCCTCACGGCCCCGATCCCGCGGCTCCGTGAGCTCGTGCCCAGCATCGATCTGGCGATCGACGAGATCGTCGCCGGGTGCATCGTGCGCGACAAACGGGCGCGTATCGGGTCGGCGGCGGAGATCGTCGCGCGGCTCGAACCGCTCGTCGAGAAAATGCGGAGCAGCGGCGCGCAGGCGTCCTCGGACGACGGCGACGAAGGCGCGCTCGCGGTCACGATGGTGTATCGGCCGGGGGTGACCGGGCCGCCCTCGACGTCGTCGCCTCCGGCGAGCCACAAGGTGGCGAAGACGATCCCGCTCGCGGCGTTCACGGGAAACCCGATGCCGGGCGCGCCGCCTCCCATGAAGGAGACGGCAGGGCCGCCGCCCTCGTATCCGCAGGGCGTACCGCCTTCGCAGCCCGAGCCGCCGAAGAGCGCCCCGCGGAGCGCCATGCCGAGCGGCTGGCCCGGCGGACCGCCGGTGGGAGCGCCGCCACAAGCCGCGCCGCTCGGCATGCCGAACCTGCAAGGGACGATGCCGCTCCAGGGTTTGCCCGAGGCGCAAAGGGCGGCGTGGGGCGCGCCGCATCCGCAGGCGCCGCCGCAGCCGAACTGGCAGGCGATGACCGGTCAGAATCAGGCCGCCGTGCCCTATACGCCCGCGCAACCGGCGGCGCCCGAACGACGCTGGATCGGCTTCGTGATCCTCGCGGTCGGCGTCCTCGCGCTCGTGGGCGTGCTGGCGGGCATCGGTTTGTTCGCGCGGCGCTCGCCTGCGCCGCCCGCGCCCTCGGCGCCCTCGGCCGCACCGGCATCCCGCTGA
- a CDS encoding efflux RND transporter permease subunit — protein sequence MQAFAQLLVRRTTAWAIVLVVLLLSLASLFFASRVDRDDDVLSFLPRENPEVGVFYDVSKRFGSLDIALVGISTDDALSPEFLTRLRDLTKRLNETDGVGYAMTLTNMDDFVADPQKGGITNDYLVGKIPETPEERAALREKVLSLDHVVGNLISADGKAALLYCFAGHGADQKVLAQKVRAAVEEAFPREAKFWGGAPFISTYIYGVTQDDMRRLAPWAVLVIVLITVISFRDVIGAGLALLSTALGIVMSLGLMGALGVPVDVILGSLPVILFALGSAYAVHILSHYYTVAHEHDRETALVRTICEMGPPVLASGLMTVAGLLSFLLMDIAPLRTFGVFAAVGILITLALSLTFVPAVAYLVKLKGRPAAKGGVARLHEWLCTLPQRRRVLVGGALGALALGSALFVGKIESRMDNAAFFSKNSPPDQAETFLRDGFGGSLFVQIQVEGDMTDPVVLREIQALADRLVVLPHVNSVNHVGAVVAQINEAMEGDRRIPDTTAKVKLLYGFLEGKKAVTQLVTDDRKKALLQVKLDTSVASETEPVLEKIREVAGTAITTTYTVAEAKGARKDEVAARVRSLAAARMRAVGKAFGTPMPEQADLEARLAVPAKADASEATRAALTRFLGSEECSVELEGAETIDKVARALTALGSRPDEAKLAETIAVALDKPVGDTLVTDLADTVDRPLEEIWRRSEAMARAKQLALDAKIAAPAGLKGDRFYAAIAAAWMDLDVPALALPPVAGTEPSASGEQKLAVAVTGLPVMHAGLSRSVASNHWKSLFFALGFVLLLMVGLFRSFWSGLLGVLPIMLTMAVVYGGMGLLGVPLDIGTSMLPSLIIGAGVDYAVHLMVAWNAPEKSPLAEAATTAARRAGPAIWMSAWMVAAGFFVLTLGEARPLKNVGGLTAAAMVAAALATMLVIPLFARKTRYYGDGTRIPSAAPASDASDAVLDTSTSPSLNERGSR from the coding sequence ATGCAAGCTTTCGCACAACTCCTCGTTCGTCGAACGACGGCGTGGGCCATCGTCCTCGTGGTCCTCTTGCTCTCGCTCGCGAGCTTGTTTTTTGCGTCTCGGGTCGATCGCGACGACGACGTGCTTTCGTTCCTGCCGCGGGAAAACCCGGAGGTGGGCGTCTTCTACGACGTGAGCAAGCGATTCGGCAGTCTCGACATCGCGCTCGTCGGAATCAGCACGGACGACGCGCTCTCTCCCGAATTCCTGACGCGCTTGCGGGACCTGACGAAACGTCTGAACGAGACGGACGGCGTCGGCTACGCGATGACGCTGACGAACATGGACGATTTCGTGGCCGATCCGCAGAAGGGCGGCATCACGAACGATTACCTCGTCGGCAAGATCCCCGAGACGCCCGAGGAGCGGGCGGCGCTGCGCGAGAAGGTGCTTTCGCTGGATCACGTGGTCGGAAACCTGATCTCGGCGGACGGAAAGGCCGCGCTCCTCTATTGCTTCGCCGGCCACGGGGCGGATCAGAAGGTGCTCGCGCAAAAGGTCCGCGCGGCAGTGGAAGAGGCATTTCCGCGCGAGGCGAAGTTCTGGGGCGGCGCGCCGTTCATATCGACGTACATCTACGGCGTCACGCAGGACGACATGCGGCGGCTCGCGCCCTGGGCGGTGCTCGTCATCGTGCTCATCACGGTGATCTCGTTCCGCGACGTCATCGGGGCCGGGCTCGCGCTGCTCTCGACGGCGCTCGGCATCGTGATGTCGCTCGGGCTCATGGGCGCGCTCGGCGTCCCGGTCGACGTCATCCTCGGCTCGCTCCCCGTCATTCTGTTCGCCCTGGGCAGCGCTTATGCCGTCCACATCCTGAGCCACTATTATACCGTCGCGCACGAGCACGACCGCGAGACGGCCCTCGTGCGGACGATCTGCGAGATGGGCCCGCCCGTCCTCGCGAGCGGCCTCATGACCGTGGCCGGCCTCCTGTCGTTCCTGCTGATGGATATCGCGCCGCTCCGGACCTTCGGCGTGTTCGCGGCCGTCGGGATCCTCATCACGCTCGCGCTTTCGCTCACGTTCGTGCCGGCGGTGGCCTACCTCGTGAAGCTCAAAGGAAGGCCGGCCGCGAAGGGCGGCGTGGCCCGGCTGCACGAGTGGCTCTGCACGCTGCCGCAGCGGCGGCGTGTCCTCGTCGGCGGGGCCCTCGGCGCGCTCGCGCTCGGGAGCGCGCTCTTCGTCGGGAAGATCGAGAGTCGCATGGATAACGCGGCATTTTTCTCGAAAAATAGCCCGCCCGATCAGGCCGAGACCTTCCTGCGCGACGGCTTCGGCGGCTCGCTCTTCGTGCAGATCCAGGTCGAGGGCGACATGACCGATCCGGTCGTCCTCCGCGAGATCCAGGCCCTCGCCGACCGCCTCGTGGTCCTTCCGCACGTGAACTCGGTGAACCACGTGGGCGCGGTGGTCGCGCAGATCAACGAGGCGATGGAAGGTGACCGGCGCATCCCGGACACCACGGCCAAGGTGAAGCTGCTCTACGGCTTCCTCGAAGGCAAAAAGGCGGTCACGCAGCTCGTCACGGACGACCGGAAAAAGGCGCTCCTGCAGGTCAAGCTCGACACGAGCGTCGCGTCCGAGACCGAGCCGGTCCTCGAAAAGATTCGAGAGGTCGCGGGCACGGCCATCACGACGACGTACACGGTGGCCGAGGCGAAGGGGGCCCGGAAGGACGAGGTCGCGGCACGCGTGCGCTCCCTCGCCGCGGCCCGCATGCGCGCGGTCGGGAAGGCCTTCGGCACCCCCATGCCCGAGCAGGCGGACCTCGAGGCTCGCCTCGCGGTGCCGGCGAAGGCGGACGCGTCGGAGGCCACGCGCGCCGCGCTCACGCGGTTCCTCGGCTCGGAGGAGTGCAGCGTGGAGCTCGAAGGGGCCGAGACGATCGACAAGGTGGCGCGCGCGCTCACGGCGCTCGGATCGCGGCCCGACGAGGCGAAGCTCGCGGAGACGATCGCGGTTGCCCTCGACAAACCCGTGGGGGACACGCTCGTCACGGATCTCGCGGACACGGTCGATCGTCCGCTGGAGGAGATCTGGCGGCGGAGCGAGGCGATGGCGCGGGCGAAGCAGCTCGCCCTCGACGCGAAGATCGCGGCGCCGGCGGGGTTGAAGGGAGACCGGTTTTACGCGGCGATCGCGGCTGCGTGGATGGATCTCGACGTGCCGGCCCTCGCGCTCCCGCCGGTGGCGGGGACCGAGCCCTCCGCATCGGGCGAGCAAAAGCTCGCGGTCGCGGTGACGGGCCTGCCCGTGATGCACGCAGGCCTGTCGCGGAGCGTCGCGTCAAACCATTGGAAGAGCCTGTTCTTCGCGCTCGGTTTCGTGCTGCTGCTGATGGTCGGGTTGTTCCGGTCGTTCTGGAGCGGCCTCCTCGGCGTGCTTCCCATCATGCTGACGATGGCGGTCGTTTATGGCGGGATGGGGCTGCTCGGCGTGCCCCTCGACATCGGGACGTCGATGCTTCCGAGCTTGATCATCGGGGCGGGCGTGGACTATGCGGTACACCTGATGGTCGCCTGGAACGCCCCGGAGAAGTCCCCGCTCGCGGAGGCGGCCACGACGGCCGCGCGGCGGGCCGGGCCGGCGATCTGGATGAGCGCGTGGATGGTGGCGGCCGGCTTTTTCGTGCTCACGCTCGGCGAGGCGCGGCCGCTGAAGAACGTCGGGGGGCTAACGGCGGCGGCCATGGTGGCGGCCGCCCTGGCCACGATGCTGGTGATCCCGCTCTTCGCCCGCAAAACGCGCTACTACGGCGACGGGACTAGAATACCGAGCGCCGCACCTGCGTCCGATGCGTCGGACGCCGTTCTCGACACGAGCACGAGCCCTTCCCTGAACGAACGAGGTTCGAGATGA
- a CDS encoding outer membrane lipoprotein-sorting protein, with protein sequence MSTAFRGWLSASAPLLAALLWAGHAGADAPGDKALKAMEEAMNRAKTQYYEYEVVNKEPGKDEKKMGLKVYIKGEKRLTEFTAPADMKGTKVLILSPTQMYVYLPAFGKIRRIASHVTDQGFMGLAFSQDDLATQAYAAFYDAQLAADAGAEQTLVATAKAGQTVPNGKIEFKIVKDKNLPSEIKYFNTAGKHVKTETRTTYDCQGNICSPQELKMVDHTKGGHWTKMVRKAWKVNEEMSDDLFSKRSLEK encoded by the coding sequence ATGAGTACAGCTTTCCGTGGTTGGCTTTCCGCCTCTGCTCCCCTCCTCGCGGCCCTGCTCTGGGCCGGGCATGCGGGCGCCGACGCCCCGGGCGACAAGGCCCTCAAGGCGATGGAAGAGGCGATGAACCGCGCGAAGACCCAGTACTACGAGTACGAGGTCGTCAACAAAGAGCCCGGCAAAGACGAGAAGAAGATGGGGCTCAAGGTCTACATCAAGGGCGAGAAGCGTCTGACCGAGTTCACCGCGCCCGCCGACATGAAGGGGACCAAGGTCCTCATCCTCTCGCCCACGCAGATGTACGTGTATCTCCCGGCGTTCGGGAAGATCCGGCGGATCGCCAGCCACGTGACCGATCAAGGCTTCATGGGGCTCGCCTTCAGCCAGGACGACCTCGCGACGCAGGCGTACGCGGCCTTCTACGACGCGCAGCTCGCCGCAGACGCGGGCGCGGAGCAGACGCTCGTGGCGACGGCGAAGGCGGGTCAGACGGTCCCCAACGGCAAGATCGAGTTCAAGATCGTGAAGGACAAGAACCTGCCGTCGGAGATCAAGTACTTCAACACGGCCGGCAAGCACGTGAAGACCGAGACGCGCACGACCTACGACTGCCAGGGTAATATCTGCAGCCCGCAGGAGCTCAAGATGGTCGACCACACGAAGGGCGGCCACTGGACGAAGATGGTCCGCAAGGCGTGGAAGGTGAACGAGGAGATGAGCGACGACCTCTTCTCGAAGCGCAGCCTCGAAAAGTAG
- a CDS encoding DUF1302 family protein → MYRHVRRGSATVCALALLLGAAPSAHADDELELDWSGRIQSDLRFRMQPVGVGEWYSRQELPAGVERNWNTLGLKLEANYGRFHGVAAVDFVWSGYPERMTAIGDLSRVEKAEPYRLEARSIYMEAEGIFVKGLDLRIGQQVVNWGVGDQFNPTNNLNPDDLRDPLLFGRQVANFMVKADYWINEDWSISGVLVPLFKPAMLPLSGSLAVAQLDRLPFVSDSLRQRVVAEQAAAQTLFGHPTIIGNVTPVLPEPTFDNMQVAYRIAGTIKEHDIALSYYNGRTDFPQPRSNHTRQALGRRCNPSDTNDCVEGLLLTDVTLEYPRMHVYGLNVTGEVNPFSWISEEINGLGYRFEGALVVPQSQSIRLTNDALALGIPQAAGEYDYDGDGRPGGPGGREPLVVNNTPFLKWVLGLDYTFGEHVYVNAMWVHGLVDEYGAGDWIKEGYTVRQSGVIEGSNVLACALSKNGQTCSREILRPRLGDYVVLGADFKFANQAGMFRLFTILDATPLVEDTWDDEQGKRVQRKISPLSAEGFSMVIFPELDYNFGNGLELAAGALLQLGKPYTKFGSPETGGSTVFTRAKYSF, encoded by the coding sequence ATGTACCGCCACGTTCGTCGGGGCAGCGCGACCGTCTGCGCCCTCGCCCTCCTGCTCGGCGCGGCTCCGAGCGCCCACGCCGACGATGAGCTCGAGCTCGACTGGAGCGGCCGCATCCAGAGCGATCTGCGCTTCCGCATGCAGCCCGTGGGCGTGGGCGAATGGTATTCGCGGCAGGAGCTGCCGGCGGGCGTCGAGCGCAACTGGAATACGCTCGGCCTGAAGCTCGAAGCGAATTACGGACGGTTCCACGGCGTCGCGGCGGTCGATTTCGTGTGGAGCGGGTATCCCGAGCGAATGACGGCCATCGGCGACCTCTCGCGGGTCGAGAAGGCCGAGCCGTACCGCCTCGAAGCGCGCTCGATCTACATGGAGGCCGAGGGCATCTTCGTGAAGGGGCTCGATCTGCGCATCGGGCAGCAGGTCGTCAACTGGGGCGTCGGGGATCAGTTCAACCCGACGAACAATTTGAACCCCGACGATCTGCGGGATCCGCTGCTCTTCGGCCGGCAGGTCGCCAATTTCATGGTGAAGGCCGATTACTGGATCAACGAGGACTGGTCGATCTCCGGCGTGCTCGTGCCGCTCTTCAAGCCCGCGATGCTGCCGCTCTCGGGCTCGCTCGCGGTGGCGCAGCTCGACCGATTGCCGTTCGTCTCGGATTCGCTGCGGCAGCGCGTGGTCGCCGAGCAGGCCGCGGCACAGACGCTCTTCGGTCATCCGACGATCATCGGCAACGTGACGCCCGTGTTGCCCGAGCCGACGTTCGACAACATGCAGGTCGCCTACCGGATCGCGGGCACGATCAAGGAGCACGACATCGCGCTCTCGTATTACAACGGCCGCACGGATTTCCCGCAGCCACGGAGCAACCACACACGCCAGGCGCTCGGTCGGCGCTGCAACCCGAGCGATACGAACGATTGCGTCGAAGGGCTCCTGCTCACGGACGTGACGCTCGAGTATCCGAGGATGCACGTCTACGGGCTGAACGTGACGGGCGAGGTGAACCCGTTTTCGTGGATCTCGGAGGAGATCAACGGGCTCGGGTATCGCTTCGAAGGCGCGCTCGTGGTGCCGCAGAGCCAGTCGATCCGGCTGACGAACGACGCACTCGCGCTGGGAATCCCGCAGGCCGCCGGCGAATACGATTACGACGGTGACGGGCGGCCCGGCGGGCCCGGTGGGCGGGAGCCGCTCGTGGTGAACAATACGCCGTTCTTGAAATGGGTGCTCGGCCTCGATTACACGTTCGGCGAGCACGTGTACGTGAACGCGATGTGGGTGCACGGGCTCGTGGACGAGTACGGCGCGGGCGACTGGATCAAGGAAGGGTATACGGTCCGGCAGAGCGGCGTGATCGAGGGGTCGAACGTGCTCGCGTGTGCGCTCTCGAAGAACGGCCAGACGTGCTCGCGGGAGATCCTGCGGCCGCGGCTCGGCGATTACGTGGTGCTCGGCGCCGATTTCAAGTTCGCGAACCAGGCGGGCATGTTCCGGCTGTTCACGATCCTCGACGCGACGCCGCTCGTGGAGGACACGTGGGACGACGAGCAAGGGAAACGCGTGCAGAGGAAGATCTCGCCGCTCAGCGCCGAAGGGTTCTCGATGGTGATCTTCCCGGAGCTCGATTACAACTTCGGCAATGGGCTGGAGCTCGCGGCCGGGGCCCTGCTCCAGCTCGGCAAGCCCTACACGAAGTTCGGCTCCCCGGAGACGGGCGGGTCGACCGTGTTCACCCGCGCGAAATATAGCTTCTAG
- a CDS encoding oxygenase MpaB family protein produces MTRADLERCLDLVKGSVVEPRVGLFGPTSRTWHIAREGVVFLAGGAAALQQLAHPFVAHGVAEHSVTREDTFGRFLRTFENVYAMIFGPLDRAVRSARAVHTIHERVTGVMPLQAGSWPAGARYHANDKGALRWVFTTLIINAVRAYELVIDPLEEHEKDEYYAESRRFALLFGLEENDLPPSFAAFERSFEDTVRSGVIVVTPPARELSDYLLAPPHPALGLAWRWYTLVTASLLPEPLREGFGLSFGPREQARVDTSILAIRRAYPRIPARLRHVPAFTAAERRLASGDAYVREPDTGRPFLLKLLLRMSRAAVL; encoded by the coding sequence GTGACGAGGGCAGATCTCGAGCGTTGTCTCGACCTCGTGAAGGGCTCGGTCGTCGAGCCGCGCGTGGGCCTGTTCGGCCCCACGAGCCGGACCTGGCACATCGCGCGTGAAGGTGTTGTCTTCCTCGCCGGCGGCGCGGCCGCGCTTCAGCAGCTCGCGCATCCCTTCGTCGCGCACGGCGTCGCCGAGCATTCGGTCACGCGCGAGGACACCTTCGGCCGCTTCCTGCGCACCTTCGAGAACGTCTACGCGATGATCTTCGGCCCGCTCGATCGCGCCGTCCGTTCGGCGCGGGCCGTCCACACGATCCACGAGCGCGTGACCGGTGTGATGCCCTTGCAGGCCGGCTCGTGGCCCGCAGGCGCGCGTTACCACGCAAACGACAAGGGCGCGCTCCGCTGGGTCTTCACGACCTTGATCATCAACGCGGTGCGCGCCTACGAGCTCGTCATCGATCCGCTCGAGGAGCACGAGAAGGACGAGTATTACGCCGAGTCGCGGCGCTTCGCGCTCCTCTTCGGGCTCGAAGAGAACGACCTGCCGCCGTCGTTCGCCGCGTTCGAACGCTCCTTCGAGGACACGGTCCGCTCGGGCGTGATCGTCGTCACGCCGCCCGCGCGCGAGCTCTCGGATTATCTCCTCGCGCCGCCGCACCCCGCGCTCGGCCTCGCCTGGCGCTGGTACACCCTGGTGACGGCGTCGCTCCTGCCCGAGCCGCTGCGTGAAGGGTTCGGCCTCTCGTTCGGGCCTCGCGAGCAGGCGCGCGTCGACACCTCGATCCTCGCGATTCGCCGCGCGTATCCCCGCATCCCCGCCCGGCTCCGCCACGTCCCCGCCTTCACCGCGGCGGAGCGCCGCCTCGCGTCCGGCGACGCCTACGTTCGCGAGCCCGACACCGGCCGCCCCTTCCTGCTCAAGCTCCTCCTGCGCATGAGCCGCGCCGCCGTGCTTTAG